Genomic DNA from Desulfonema ishimotonii:
TGACCTCTTTTTCCCGGAACGGAAGCACGGCATTCAGCTGTACTGCAAGCGCGTGTTCATCATGGACGACTGCAAGGAGCTGGTGCCGGAATATCTCCGCTTTATCAAGGGCGTGGTCGATGCCCCGGACCTCAACCTCAATGTCAGCCGTGAGATCCTGCAACAGGATCTGCTGGTGCGCAATATCCGGAAAAACCTGGTGAAAAAGGTCCTGGATCTGCTCAGGGGCATGTCCGACGAGGAATATGAAAAATTTTACGCTGAATTCGGCCAGGTTCTGAAAGAGGGATTTCACTCGGACTGGGAGAACAAGGACAGGCTTGCCGACCTGATTCAGTACAAGACCACCCGGTCCGAGGACAAATTCGTCCGGCTCAAGGATTATGTGGCCCGCATGAAACCGGGGCAGGAGGAGATCTACTATATCACCGGCGACAATCTCTCCATGCTGATCAACAGCCCCCACCTGGAGGCGCTCAAGGCCAAAGAGTACGAGGTGCTGCTGATGACCGACCCGGTGGACGAATGGGTGGTGCAGTCCCTGACAGAGTATGACGGCAAAACGCTCAAGAGCGCTGAAAAAGGCGATCTCAGGCTGGATGATGCGGCTGACGACACGAAAAAAGAGGAATACAGCGGCCTGTTTGAGTTTATCCGGGGACAGCTGGAGGAGAAGATCAAAGAGGTGAAGCCCTCCTCCCATCTGAAGGACTCGGTGGCCTGTCTGTCCGGCGACGCCCATGATATGAGCGCCTATATGGAGAAACTCCTCAAATCTTCCGGGGGACAGGTGCCCCAGAGCAAGCGTGTGCTGGAGCTGAACACCGGTCATCCGGTGGTGGGGAAGATCAATGCGCTGTTTGAGAAGGACAAAGAAAATCCGGCCCTGAAGGATTACAGCCACCTCCTGCTCGATATGGCGATCATCAGCGAGGGCGGCAAGATTGACAACCCCTCGAAGTTCAACAGGCTGATCGGGGATCTGATGTCCAACATGCTGTCCGAGTAAGCAACATCCCTGATGTTGCAGGCGACTGGCTGATGACAGCGCATTTTCCGCCTTTGCAGGCGACTGGCTGAGAAGCCCGGCATCCGACCGCCGGGGAATAAATCCCCCGGCTGAAAGCAGAACCGGGCTGAAGCCCGCTGTCGGTGATGCAACTCAGCGCTCTGAAGCGCCGGTTCCGCTCCGGGCGTCTCTTTTTGGAAATCTTGTGAAACGGGGCGGAAGATTTTTAAAATAGTTTCTGAAAGCATATTTTCCCACTGAAGGGGAAAATATGCTTTTTGTTTTTCCGGGAAGAGGGGGGGCCGGTTCAGGTTTTCTGGGCGGACCCGATACAGTTTTTTACGCTGTTCAGGGAAAGGGTGAACATTTTCTTGCCTGTGGCAATGGTGTGGGCGTCTTCCTCACTGCCGCACATTTTGGCAAATGTCGGCCCGATGACGATGGCCGGGTCTTCGACGTCGGAGAAGTGGTTCAGGGCGTTGACGTAGATATCGACGCGCTCCCGCAGGATGTTGAAATAGTCGATATCCTTGCCGGTTGTGGTGGCGGACATCTTGGAGATGCCCTGGGCAAACTGATGCACGGCGTTCCAGAAGGATTCGGCCACCTTCAGCTTGTCCGGGTGCTGGGCCATAAAAAAGGAGATGCCCCAGCCCGTGCTGATGATTTTCAGGAGCTGGATTTCATATTCCAGGGTGACGGGGTTTACCGCTGATGTGTCGGGAATTTTCGCCAGGATTTGTTTGATGTCATCCCTGGTAATGGCGAGGTTGAAGATCTCCTCGCTGAGTGTTTCAAAGCCTTCTTTTTCTGTGGAAGGTGATGTCATATTAGCCTCCGGTAGTTATTTTTTTGCACCCCTATATCACCTTCGGCGGGTTTGTGAAAGGGGGGAGGATGGTGAGGGGTACCTCACGGACTGAGAATTTTCTATGTGATTTGTTGAGCTTGATTATGACACTTGATTTGCAGATTCACTTTTGTGAATTGTTCTAAACAAGTTTAATAATTTCATGAAATTATATATCGTTGAAAGGAGTGAGATCAAAGTAATAAAGCCATAAATCATACACCAAAATGTAATTTTTGCCAAAGCTACTTTTTTGTATTCGCTTAATATTACAAGTAGCACAATATTGATGATGTATACGAAGATTGGGTAGATAAACCCTCTTGAGTATATCTTGCTTGCTCCTTTCCAATGAAGCCATTCTCCAAATTCAGAGTCGTTTTGTTTAAAGTAATTCCAATAAAAACCAAAGCTTGATGCTAAAAAAATACCGAATAATCTTAGCCAATCACGGGCCGATTTGATGATGAATTGAGAAATGATATTAAAATCAAATGCAACTAAAATTGTAAAAAAAACTATGCTTGAAAGTAGGATAACCTTCAAATATGCC
This window encodes:
- the htpG gene encoding molecular chaperone HtpG gives rise to the protein MEARKETYEFKTEVQQMLHLIINSLYSNRDIFLRELISNASDAIDKLRFKAQTDPELLGDDTEFNIEIITDPENRTIEIADNGIGMTRDEVMENIGTIAKSGTAAFLEALEQAQKQESLTPELIGQFGVGFYSAFIVAEKVTLITRAAGADKAVKWESAGDGAYTIEEAEKPSRGTRIILKLKAGEEGDKDYTQEWVIRNIVKQHSDFVSYPIRMEVEKDEPIPEAEQEKDQDGKPVGETTRKVSATDTLNSMKAIWMQSKNDVSEDEYKEFYKHLSHDWNDPLTHIHLKLEGITEYSALLYIPASAPFDLFFPERKHGIQLYCKRVFIMDDCKELVPEYLRFIKGVVDAPDLNLNVSREILQQDLLVRNIRKNLVKKVLDLLRGMSDEEYEKFYAEFGQVLKEGFHSDWENKDRLADLIQYKTTRSEDKFVRLKDYVARMKPGQEEIYYITGDNLSMLINSPHLEALKAKEYEVLLMTDPVDEWVVQSLTEYDGKTLKSAEKGDLRLDDAADDTKKEEYSGLFEFIRGQLEEKIKEVKPSSHLKDSVACLSGDAHDMSAYMEKLLKSSGGQVPQSKRVLELNTGHPVVGKINALFEKDKENPALKDYSHLLLDMAIISEGGKIDNPSKFNRLIGDLMSNMLSE